The Chloroflexota bacterium region GCCGTGAGGAGACGGAAAAACGCCTGCGAGGGTTGCTGCCATTTTTCGCCCATTTTCTGCGCGTGGTTTCCCCGTTGAGCGTTGGGCGCGGCTGGGACAAGCCTGAAATTCCGCTACAATAATTCCAAGTCTTTCACCGTAAGTTCAACCAGATTTGCCACAACCCGGTCGGCAAAACTAAGAACACTGGCGCTATTCGTGGTTGTGACGGCGATGCACTTCATCCCGGCTCGCTGAGCAGCCTGCACTCCGGCGATGGCATCTTCGATGACGACACACGCTGACGGAGTCGCTTTCAACGCCTGCGCCGCGGCCAGAAAGACCGCCGGATCGGGCTTGCCGGGCATGGCAAAGGCTGAAATCTGTGCCTGGAAGAAATCGCCCAAACCCAGTTCACTGATAATGGCGTGAATATTCTCAGGGGGAGCAGATGAGGCGATAGCCTGTGGAATTTCTGCTTTTTGTACGGCATCGAGCAAACCGCTCACACCGGGCAAAAGCGCAACCTTCCCCTGAATAGCCTGGCGAAAACTAATCTCTTTTTGGGTGCTGATTTCTTCGTATAGCGTAGGGATGAAGCGTTCGCCGAGCAGCAGTTTCAGAATCCCGGTGTTGTTCATACCAAAGGTTTCCCGGAAAGCCTGTCGCGAGAAGGGGATATTGTGGGCATCCAGCGCAGTTTGCCAGGAATGGAAATGAAATTCACCGGTATCCACGAGTACGCCATCCATATCCCATAAAATACCTTCAAGTTTGTTCATCTGTAAATTCCTATTCAACCTTTCTCTTGTTATTTGTATTATCAACGCAAAGCAACATTTTAGCACAAAGTTGCCGTTGTGTTATCGATAACGGAAGCGATAACAATTTTCTGCTAGCTGATTTCGCAATAATATCTGCTTAAAATCACTTAAATCGTATGATAAACCACATATTGTTCTTGAGAATCGTAACAACTCGTGCTATAGTGGCTTTACGAATTATTAGCGATAACGTGAACGATAACATATTGAAGGACGCAGATGGCACTCAACCACAAGATCACCATCAAAGATGTAGCCAAGGCAGCAGGAGTTTCTACGCAAACAATTTCGCGCGTGATCAATAATCGCCCGGATGTTTCTCCTGATACACGAACTCGAGTGCAAAAAGTTATTACAGATTTAGGGTATGCCCCCAATGTGCTGGCGCGCAGTTTGAGTCGCGGTAGAAGTAATACATTGGGGGTGATCGGGTTCGGGTTGGGTTATTATGGTTCTACAAGCGCCCTGACTGGTATCGAGCAAAAATCCAACGAATTAGGTTTATCGTTCCTCCTAAGTCTGCTGGACCGTTTCGAGACGGATCGTATCGACGAAATTATTCGCAATCTCATATCGCGCCAAGTGGAGGGGATTATTTGGGCTGTGCCTGGCATCAATGATTACTTTTTAGATTTATCGCAAACAGCGTTGGATATTGGTCTCCCGATTGTATATTTGAACAAAGAAAAAACCGAGAATGAGACAGTGGTTGCGATGGATAACCGCCTTGGGGGCTATTTGGCAACCCAACACCTGCTGGAGCAAGGCTATCGCCGCATTGGTATTATTTGTGGCCCTTTCACATGGTGGGAAGCCAAACAACGTGAACTGGGTTGGCGCGAGGCTATGCAGGAAGCGGGACTCGATGATTTGGAAAATTTGAAAGTCGAGGGCGATTGGTCTGCGGCCAGTGGTGAAGTTGGCATCCATGCACTAATTGCAAAATCGCCAGATATTGATGCCGTTTTCGTCTGCAATGATCAAATGTCGTTAGGGGTATTTCAGGCTGCGAGACGGATGGGGTTAAATGTTCCCCAAGATTTGGGCGTTGTCGGCTTTGACGATATCCCTGAAGCGGCTTATTTTTATCCAACTCTTTCCACGATTCGTCAAAACGCCGTCACTTTGGGCGCAATTGCTGTTGAGCAAATTTCAAAATCTATTCAGGCCCATCAAGACGGTGAAGAATTTTACCCCGATGTTTGCTGGGTCGAACCCAGATTAATTGTGCGCAAAAGTTCAGTCCGAGAATGAGTCATGAGGAAATTATGAATAATCTAACACTTGGCGTGATCGTTGGAAATCGGGGATTTTTCCCATCCCATTTATGCGAAACCGGAAGAGCCACAATCCTGAAGGTTCTCGAAGAAGAGGGCATAAAAGCGATTGCGCTCACTCCCGACGAAACTACCTACGGTAGCATCGAAAGCCTGTCAGATGCTCAAAAATGCGCCGACCTCTTTAGGGCGCACAGTGATGAAATCGATGGCATCTTGGTGACCCTGCCCAATTTTGGTGACGAGCGGGCGATTGCCAACGCCCTGCGTTGGGCTGATCTGAACGTCCCGGTGCTGATCCAGGCCTTCCCGGATGATGCCACCCACATGACCATTGCTGACCGCCGCGACTCGTTTTGCGGCAAAATGTCGGCCTGCAACAACTTGCGCCAGTATGGCATTAAATACACCCTGACCGAACTGCACACCGTCGATCCGGAGAGTGCCAGCTTCCGCGCCGACTTGCGCAGCTTTGCTTCTGTTTGCCGCTTGGTCGGCGGCCTGAAAAATGCTCGCATCGGCGCGTTGGGTGCGCGGCCTACGGCCTTCAATACGGTGCGTTATAGCGAAAAATTACTCGAACATTCTGGCATTTCGGTGGAAACTCTCGACCTTTCGGAAGCCTTCGGGCGTGTCGAACGATTGCCCGATGACGAGCCTCAGGTAGTTGAAAAATTAGCCCAGATTACCGCCTACGTGCCCACTAAAGACATCCCCGATGATGCCCTGCTCAAAATGGCAAAATTCGGCGTTGTCATGGATACCTGGATGGAAGAGATGCAACTGGTCGCCAGCGCGATCCAGTGCTGGACATCAATGGAAGAATTTTTTGGCGTGGTTCCCTGTACGTTGATGAGTATGATGAGCAATAAACTCATGCCTTCCGCTTGCGAAACCGACATCGCCGGGGTTGTGGGCATGTATGCCCTGGCGCTAGCCTCCCAAACACCCAGCGCTGTCGTAGACTGGAACAACAACTACGGTGATGACCCCGACAAGGGCGTCATCTTCCACTGCTCGAACTTGCCCAAAGATATTTTTGTCGATGACACGATTGCCCCCGATAATATCCCCGTGATGGATTATCAGGAAATCATCGCCGGGACTGTGGGCAAAGAAAATACCTTTGGCACCGTAGTTGGTCGCGTGCGCACCGGCCCGTTCACCTACCTACGGGTCTCCACCGATGACCTCAACGGACAGATTTCCGCCTACGTTGGCGAAGGCGAACTCACCGACGATCCGATCAAGACCTTTGGCGGCTACGGCGTTGTCAAAATCCCCAACTTGCAAAACCTGCTCCACTACATCTGCGAGAACGGCTACGAACACCATGTCGCCGTCAATTTATCGGAAACTGCTTCCGCTATTCAGGAAGCGCTGGGCAAATACCTCGGCTGGAATGTGTACTTGCATCAATAAATGATGAGTTCAGAATTATCCCTCAAGCTTGCCAATATCGACGCCCTGTTAGCCCGGCACGGCCTGAACGCTTTACTCCTCCAGAGCGTTGCCAACTTTGCCTGGCTAACGGGCGGGGCGGCATCCTACGTCAATACCGCCGATAGCGTGGGCGTGGCTGCACTGCTCATCACGCCCGTCGGTCGTTATCTGATTACCAATAATATTGAGGCCGCCCGCCTGCGCGCCGAAGAAAAGCTTGAAGCCCAGGGTTGGGAATTTATTGTCACCGATTGGTATCACACGGTGGATGAAATTGCCCGCCGTACCACTGGCTTGCATTTGGGGACGGACGGCATATATCCTGGCGATACCGATTTGAGCGCGGAGCTGACTCCTTTGCGGCTGGTTCTGACACCCGAAGAGCAGGCGCGTTTCCGAGGCCTGGCGCGCGAATGCGCCGCCGCAATGGATACCGCCATCCGGCAGGTGCAGCCTGGCATGACAGAATTTGAGATTGCAGCTCTGCTAGGCGCAGAAACCCAGCGCCGCGGCGTGCAGCCGATTATCAACCTGATTGCCACCGACGAGCGCGTCTACTATTTCCGTCACCCGCTGCCCACGCAGAAAAAACTCGAGCAATATGCCATGCTGGTGCTCTGCGGACGGCAGCACGGATTGGTTTGCTCGGTGACACGGCTAATTCACTTTGGCCCCATGCCCGCCGAACTACGCCGTAAAGCCCAGGCCGTTGCCGAGATTGATGCGGCGCTTATTGCCGCCACGCGCCCTGGCAGAAGCTTAGGCACTATTTTTAAACTGGCACAAACCCTATATGCACAACACGGCTTCGAGAACGAGTGGCAGCTTCATCATCAGGGCGGCCCGGCGGGCTACCAGCCCCGGGAAGCCGTAGCCGCCCCGGGTGAGAACACCATCGTTACCGCCGGTCAGGCCTATGCCTGGAATCCATCCATCACCGGCACCAAATCCGAAGATACCATCCTGATCCACGCTGATCACGCCGAAATCCTCACCGAAATCCCAGATTGGCCGTTTGTCGAAGTCGAGGTGGATGGAAAAATCATCCCTCGCCCGGCTACTTTAGAAATTATCTAATGAGTGATGAATATGAAGCAAAATGATATCCGTCAAGCCATAGGGAGCGGAAAAACTATTTTAGGCGTCGAATTGGGTTCCACGCGCATCAAAGCAGTGCTGATTGGTGAAGATCACAAGCCGATTGCAACGGGAAGCCACGCCTGGGAGAACCGCTACGAAAACGGCATCTGGACGTATAGCCTCGAAGATGTCTGGGCGGGTTTGCAGGCAAGCTACCGCGAACTCAGTCAAGCGGTGGTAGAGCAGCACAACACTCCGCTCAAAAGTGTTGGCGCTATGGGCTTCAGCGCCATGATGCACGGCTATATGGCTTTTGATCAGGATGAAAATCTACTCGTCCCGTTTCGCACCTGGCGCAACACCATCACCGGGCAGGCAGCCGAACAACTCACGGAGTTGTTTCAATTCAATATTCCTCAGCGCTGGAGTATTGCGCACCTTTATCAGGCGATTTTGAATCGGGAACCGCATATCCGGGAGATCAGCCATCTGACCACGCTGGCAGGTTATGTGCATTGGAAACTGACCGGTCAAAAAGTGCTGGGCGTTGGCGAAGCCTCGGGCATGTTCCCCATCGATAGCCAGACCAATACCTACAATGAAAATATGTTGGCGCTGTTCAACGAACGGCTCGCAGCGGAAAATTTTCCGTGGAAGCTCCAGGACATCCTGCCCAAAGTCCTTGTGGCAGGCGAGGCCGGCGGCGTTCTCACTGCAGAAGGCGCAAAACTGCTCGATTCTACCGGACAACTACACGCGAGTATTCCACTCTCTCCACCGGAAGGCGACGCAAGTACGGGTATGGTGGCGACCAACAGTGTTGCCGCGCGCACGGGCAATGTTTCTGCGGGAACATCCGTCTTTGCCATGATTGTTTTGGAAAAGGCGCTCTCGCAAGTCTATCCCGAAATCGATATGGTGACGACGCCAATGGGCAAGCCTGTGGCCATGGTGCATAGCAACAACTGCACATCCGATCTGAATGCTTGGGTCGGCCTGTTCCAGGAATTCGCCGCGGCGCTTGGCGCGGAGATCGGGCAATCCGAATTATTTGAAATGCTCTATCAACAGGCCCTCCACGGCGATGCAGACGGCGGCGGCCTGCTGGCCTACAACTATCTTTCGGGCGAGCATATCACCCATCTTGAACAGGGACGCCCCCTGTTCGTGCGCACCCCTGAAAGTCGCTTCACGCTGGCAAACTTCATGCGCGTGCACCTGTTCTCGGCGCTGGGCGCATTGAAGATCGGATTGGATATTCTCTTTGAGCGCGAAAAAGTGAAAATTGACCAGATTCTCGGTCACGGTGGCTTCTTCAAAACAAAGCAAGTCGGCCAAAAGATGATGGCGGCGGCCATGAATGTCCCAGTCTCTGTCATGGAGACGGCAGGCGAGGGCGGGGCCTGGGGAATCGCCTTGCTGGCTGCCTATAAGCTGAATAAAGAAAAGAATGAAACCCTGGAAGCCTATCTCTCAAACAAAGTTTTTGCTGATGAAAGCGGCACAACGATAGCCCCTGATCCAAAGGATGTAGCTGGCTTTTTAACATTTATGGAACGCTACGAAAAGGGACTTGTCATCGAAAGAGCCGCCGTGGATGCGCTCAGCGCGTAATCGCGCACAAAAAAGCGAGAAAGTTTTATGCTAGAAAAACTCAAAGAAGACCTCGTTCAATTACACCTAGAACTGCCGCGTAACAACCTTGTTGCCTGGACAAGCGGCAACGTTAGCGCCCGCGATCCGGAATCCGGGCTGGTGGTAATCAAACCCAGCGGCATCAAATTTCCTGATTTAACGCCTGAAACAATGGTCGTCGTTGACCTTGAAGGTCAAATCGTCGAAGGAAACTATAAAGCCTCCTCCGACACGGCTTCACATTGCTATATTTACCGCCACATGCCCGAAGTAAAAGGCATTGTCCACACGCATTCGCGTTATGCCACAGCTTTTGCCACCCACGGGCGCAGCATCCCCTGCATTACTACAGCGATGGGCGATGAATTCGGCGGAGCGATTCCCTGCGGCGGGTTTGCCCTGATCGGCGGGGAAGAAATCGGCCAGATCGTGGTGGACACGCTCAGAGGCAGCCGCAGCCCGGCCTGCCTGTTGCAAAGTCACGGCGTATTTACCATCGGGTCAACGGCAGAAAAGGCCGTCAAAGCCGCGGTGATGACGGAAGATAATGCCGCCATCGCCTGGACTTCGCTCATGCTGGGCGCCCCGCTGACCATGGATCCAAACGATATCGACAAACTCTACGATCGCTACCAGAACGTCTACGGACAGAAATGATGAAACCGAGAGAACGCGTCGAAATGGCGCTCAACCACGAAGAACCCGACCGCTGCCCGATGCAGGCCAGCTTTACGCCGGAGTTTGCCACGCGCTTGCGCGCCGATATGGAACTTCAGGGCAAGCGTGTGCATAACCCGCACGGCGGCGGCAACACCTACGAGTTGGAACGCGCCCTCGGTGAGGACATGCTCTTGACCTCGGTCGGCTGGGCGAATTCCTATTATATGGACGATAAAGCTTATACCGACGAGTGGGGCATCGGCTGGGATGTAAAGGCCTACGAGACTCCCTTTGGGGTGGGTCATTACACCGAAATCGTCTCTCACCCCCTGGCAGAGGAGGCAGCCATTGAGGGCTACCAGCCCCCAGACCCACACCGCCCGGAGTTGTACACTGCCTCCGCGGAGATGATCCGCACCTTCAAGGCCGACTACTGGATTGTGGGTGTGACCGTAACCACCATTTTCGAGACCGCCTGGGCTTTGCGCGGCATGGAACAAATGCTGCTCGACCTGTCGCTTGACCCCGATCTCTCCAACCGCATTCTGGATATTCCCTACCACTATCACCTGACCGCGGCCAAAAAACTGGCTGAGATGGGCGTGGATATGATCTGGACCGGCGATGATTTTGGGGCACAGGAACAAATGCTGATTTCGCCAAAGATGTGGCGGCACTATTTTAAGCCGCGCATGGCGCATTATATTGCCGAGCTGAAAGCTATCAACCCCAATCTCAAAGTAGCCTATCACAGCGATGGCAATATCTTGCCCATCATCCCGGAGTTGATCGAAATTGGCCTGGATGTACTCAACCCCATCCAGCCCGCCAGCATGGACCCCGCTGAACTCAAACGTCAATTCGGCGATAAGTTATGTTTTTGGGGCAGCATCGACGAGCAGCACACCCTGCCTTTCGGTTCCGCGGCAGATGTGCGGGCCGAGGTGCTTGAACGCTTGCAAACCATCGGGAAGAGTGGTGGCCTGATTTTGGCACCCACCCACCATGTCCAGTTGGATACGCCCCTGGAGAATTTTTGGGCCATGGTCAATACTATTACCCAAACGCCGTATTCGGCAATTAATGCATAATCCTATGGCACAACCACAACCCGCTCTGGAACGCTGGACGCTAGAACTGGAAGGCATGCCGCAATTCGACATGGCGATGCAGCGTGTTGAAGCCTGGTATCACAACGAGATTGTTGACCGTGCTCCGATCCGCTTTCAGGCGCATAATTCTTTTTTGAACGCGGCCACCGACGAGATCGAGCAGCTTTCACCCGAAGAGAAAAAAGCCTGGTGGTTGAATGTGGAGCTTCAGGTGGAGTTATTCGCCAAATCGGTGCAAGGTCGTCGTTTCCATGCCGAAACTTTTCCAGTCTATTTTCCCAACCTGGGGCCGGAGGTCTACGCCGCGTTTTATGGCGCGGAGCTGGTCTATAGCGAAGTGACTTCGTATGCCAATCCGTTGGTCGAGACCTGGGACGAGATCGCCAATGTGCGGCTGGATATGCAAAACCCCTACTTCAAGACGATGGAAGCCCTGACGGAATATGCGCTGGAGCGCGGCGAAGGCCAGTTCATGGTGGGCTATACTGATTTGCACCCCGGGCTGGACTGTGTGGCCGCCTGGCGCGATCCTCAACGGCTGTGCCTGGATTTGTTCGATAATCCTGATGGCGTTCATCAACTGGTCGAACTGGCGATTGCCGATTTTGAGCAGATTTACGATTATTTTGATGCCATGCTCAAGGCCAGGCAGCAATTATCAGTCAGTTGGATGGGCATCCCCTCCTTTGGCAAGATGCACATCCCCAGTTGTGATTTTTCCAGCCTGATTTCCCCCGCCTTCTTCAACGAGTTTGGCCTGCCCATTCTCCAGCGAGAAGTCAAAAGCATGACTCATAATATTTTCCATGTGGATGGCAAGGGCGTCGCCAAGCATTTGGATGCGATTTTGAGCGTACCCGAGGTTCATGCTTTGCAATGGGTGCAGGGCGTTGGCGACGATTATCCGATTATGCAGTGGATTCCGTTCATCAAGGATTTACAAGCCCGCGGGATCCCCCTGGTGATTGACCTGGCAAAAGAGGATATTGTCGCCTTTACCGACGCCATGACCCCGGAAGGTTTATTTTTGTGGGTAGCAACACAGAGCGAAGAAGAAGAGATCGAAATTCTTAAATACATCGAAAAATGGTCTTAATCAGGCTCGCAATCTGCTGTTGATAAATTCAACCCCGGTAAGAAAGATATGTTTTGAGGAGGTGCAAATGGATTGAGCGGACAAGAAAATAAAATCACCGTCAACCGTTTCACGAAAGATTTACACTTTTTAAGGAGATTTTTAAATGAAGAAGCTCTATTGGTTGTTTGTTGTAGTTATGGTTCTGGCATTGGCTCTTCCTGGAGCCGCTTTTGCTGACGAACCTTCCCAGGATGATGGCGCTACCGGTTGGTGCTCCAACACGAATATCGTTTTCTTCCCCGGCGGTTCCCCCGGCGGCCCCTTCGCGACCGTGGTCTACAATGGTGCCGTTCAGGCTGCTGCTGATCTGGGCGCAAACGTAGAATATGTTTGGTCAGACTGGAATCCTGAGAAAATGGTCACCCAGTTCGTTGAAGCCGTTGCTACTGGCCCCGATGGCATCGCCATCATGGGACACCCTGGCGACGAAGCATTTGGCCCGTTGGTTGAAGATGCCGAAGCTCAGGGTATCATCGTCACCAGCATGAACACCCAACTGTCCACCCTGCAGACGCAGTATGCTTCTGCGGGCTTTGGCTATGTTGGCGCCATTCTGTATGATGCTGGCTACGCCCTCGGCGCCGAATCGGTTGCCCGTTTCGGCCTCGTTGAAGGCGACCAGGCTTTTGTCTGGGGTTTGTTAGCGCAGGCTGGCCGTGGCGAGCGCACCCAGGGCGTAGTGGATGCCCTTGAAGACGCTGGACTTGAAGTACTCTACCAGGAAATTGACGATGCCACCAACGCCGATGCGGCTGCTGGCGTGCCCGTTTTCGTAGGTATGATGTCCGCCAATCCCGACATCAAACTGGTTGTCACCGATCATGGCGCCCTCACCGCTACGCTGGAGACCTTCCTGAGCAGCGCTGGCTTTGGCCCCGATGATGTCTATGCTGTTGGTTTTGATCTTTCCTCCGCTACCGTAGAAGCTGTGAATGGCGGCTGGACCGATCTGGTTATCGACCAGCAGCAGTGGCTGCAGGGCTATATGTCCGTTCTGCAGATCTGCCTGACCGACAACTTCGCTTTCACCGGTCTGCACATCGACACCGGCGCAGGCTTCCTGCACGCTGATAACGTTGCCTTGCTTGCCGACCTGGTTGAGCAGCAGATTCGCTAGTTTGTTTGGTTTTCTTTCTCCGGTTTCGGTGCTGAATCGTTCCGGTGTTTAGAAAAACGCGAGGGCCGGATGGTCATCCAAGTTGTATTGATCTACAACAGGACCGCATCATCGCAGCCTTCCCATCTGGCCCTCGCTATCCATATAACCTGAATTCAGCAATATTGGGTTATTATTTCAGCAATCATTATTTATCCGTCTGAATTCACGTTGGAGATAGATTTATGGAAAATCGACTTGAACTTAGAAATGTATCCAAATCCTTCGGCGAAGTCAAAGCCATCCAGAATATCAATTTCACCCTCGGGGAAAACGAAGTTGTGGGCTTGCTGGGAGACAACGGCGCAGGCAAATCAACCCTGATTAAAATCATCACTGGCTATTACCAACAGACGGCTGGCGATATTTTCTTCAATGGCAAGCCTGTTGAAAAACTCACCGTCCCGAAGGCACGCGCCCTGGGCGTTGAAACCGTCTATCAGGAGCGCGCCCTGGCCGAACTGCAAACCCTGTGGCGCAATATTTTCCTGGGCCGTGAATTGAATACCAAGTGGGGTCTTCTGGATGTCAAGAGAATGAAGGAAGAGACCCACCGCCTGATGGTACAGTCGATGGGGTTTACTTCTTCAGCGGTGACACCTGATTCGAAAGTCGGTAAATTTTCCGGCGGCGAGAAACAGGGTGTGGCGATTGTGCGTGCGCTTTATTTCGACGCTGAAATTATCGTCCTTGACGAGCCGACCATGGGCCTTTCGCTCAAAGAAACCGAAAAACTGCTCAATTTTGTACGCGGGATCAAAACTGCCGGAAAATCGGCCATTTTTATCGACCACAATATCTTCCACGTATATTCCGTTGTAGACCGCGTTGTGGTGATTGATCGCGGGCAGGTGGCTGGCGAATTCTATACCAAAGACATCAGCCTCGACGCGCTGATGGAAAAAATGATCCGGGTTGCTGAAACCGGTAGTTTAGATTAGGCATAAGGATGGATAAAATGAGCAACGCGAATGGATCCACCCCCGAGTCCCGGGCACCCTATTCCGATAAATTCAGCCTCAGAAAACTGGTTCGCAAAAACGGCACCCAATTAGGAATTTTTAGCGTCTTCGTTGCCATGTGGATTTTCTTCATCATCATGGCGCCTGAAACCTTCCTGAAATCGCAAATTTATTACGCCTTTATGTCTACGATCCCCTTCTTTGCCATGATGGCGATGCCGCTTACTATGGTGATTATTGCCGGAGAAATGGATCTCTCTTTCCCGTCCATTATGGCTATGGGTTTGATCACCTTTATGATGACGTATGATGCCACCGCCAGCGTGTGGTTGGCTTTTATTGTTGCATTGATCACAGGTGTTGCAATTGGCTGGCTCAATGGCATCATCGTGGTCAAATTTGGCATTCCCTCTTTGGTGGCTACCATTGGGACGCAGTTTTTCTGGCGTGGCGCTGTACTGGTGTTGGGACAAGGCAGAAGCGGCACTTTGATCTACACCAAAGATACCTTCCTGCACCCCATGTTAGTGGGCAAGGTTGCCGATAAAATCCCCATGCAAATGTTGTGGTTGATCTTCGTCGCCATCTTAGCCTGGGTTTTACTCAACCGCCACAAATTTGGCGCCCATATTTACCTGATCGGCGATAATGTCAAAAGCGCCGAATTGATGGGCATCAACACGGGCCGCACGCGCATTTTCAGCTTTATGTTCATTGGCCTGGTAGCAGCGTTTGCCGGGGTCGTCGCCAGCCTGCACGTGACCTATTTCTGGCCCAGCCTGGG contains the following coding sequences:
- a CDS encoding FGGY-family carbohydrate kinase, producing the protein MNMKQNDIRQAIGSGKTILGVELGSTRIKAVLIGEDHKPIATGSHAWENRYENGIWTYSLEDVWAGLQASYRELSQAVVEQHNTPLKSVGAMGFSAMMHGYMAFDQDENLLVPFRTWRNTITGQAAEQLTELFQFNIPQRWSIAHLYQAILNREPHIREISHLTTLAGYVHWKLTGQKVLGVGEASGMFPIDSQTNTYNENMLALFNERLAAENFPWKLQDILPKVLVAGEAGGVLTAEGAKLLDSTGQLHASIPLSPPEGDASTGMVATNSVAARTGNVSAGTSVFAMIVLEKALSQVYPEIDMVTTPMGKPVAMVHSNNCTSDLNAWVGLFQEFAAALGAEIGQSELFEMLYQQALHGDADGGGLLAYNYLSGEHITHLEQGRPLFVRTPESRFTLANFMRVHLFSALGALKIGLDILFEREKVKIDQILGHGGFFKTKQVGQKMMAAAMNVPVSVMETAGEGGAWGIALLAAYKLNKEKNETLEAYLSNKVFADESGTTIAPDPKDVAGFLTFMERYEKGLVIERAAVDALSA
- a CDS encoding ABC transporter permease — encoded protein: MSNANGSTPESRAPYSDKFSLRKLVRKNGTQLGIFSVFVAMWIFFIIMAPETFLKSQIYYAFMSTIPFFAMMAMPLTMVIIAGEMDLSFPSIMAMGLITFMMTYDATASVWLAFIVALITGVAIGWLNGIIVVKFGIPSLVATIGTQFFWRGAVLVLGQGRSGTLIYTKDTFLHPMLVGKVADKIPMQMLWLIFVAILAWVLLNRHKFGAHIYLIGDNVKSAELMGINTGRTRIFSFMFIGLVAAFAGVVASLHVTYFWPSLGEGYMLRTLASVFLGGTSVFGGVGTIFGTFIGAFIIGAIEAATVAIGLTGFWTQLIYGLIIVLSVIMHTYLRKRME
- a CDS encoding sugar ABC transporter ATP-binding protein, whose translation is MENRLELRNVSKSFGEVKAIQNINFTLGENEVVGLLGDNGAGKSTLIKIITGYYQQTAGDIFFNGKPVEKLTVPKARALGVETVYQERALAELQTLWRNIFLGRELNTKWGLLDVKRMKEETHRLMVQSMGFTSSAVTPDSKVGKFSGGEKQGVAIVRALYFDAEIIVLDEPTMGLSLKETEKLLNFVRGIKTAGKSAIFIDHNIFHVYSVVDRVVVIDRGQVAGEFYTKDISLDALMEKMIRVAETGSLD
- a CDS encoding substrate-binding domain-containing protein, with product MKKLYWLFVVVMVLALALPGAAFADEPSQDDGATGWCSNTNIVFFPGGSPGGPFATVVYNGAVQAAADLGANVEYVWSDWNPEKMVTQFVEAVATGPDGIAIMGHPGDEAFGPLVEDAEAQGIIVTSMNTQLSTLQTQYASAGFGYVGAILYDAGYALGAESVARFGLVEGDQAFVWGLLAQAGRGERTQGVVDALEDAGLEVLYQEIDDATNADAAAGVPVFVGMMSANPDIKLVVTDHGALTATLETFLSSAGFGPDDVYAVGFDLSSATVEAVNGGWTDLVIDQQQWLQGYMSVLQICLTDNFAFTGLHIDTGAGFLHADNVALLADLVEQQIR
- a CDS encoding HAD family phosphatase, producing MNKLEGILWDMDGVLVDTGEFHFHSWQTALDAHNIPFSRQAFRETFGMNNTGILKLLLGERFIPTLYEEISTQKEISFRQAIQGKVALLPGVSGLLDAVQKAEIPQAIASSAPPENIHAIISELGLGDFFQAQISAFAMPGKPDPAVFLAAAQALKATPSACVVIEDAIAGVQAAQRAGMKCIAVTTTNSASVLSFADRVVANLVELTVKDLELL
- a CDS encoding LacI family DNA-binding transcriptional regulator — translated: MALNHKITIKDVAKAAGVSTQTISRVINNRPDVSPDTRTRVQKVITDLGYAPNVLARSLSRGRSNTLGVIGFGLGYYGSTSALTGIEQKSNELGLSFLLSLLDRFETDRIDEIIRNLISRQVEGIIWAVPGINDYFLDLSQTALDIGLPIVYLNKEKTENETVVAMDNRLGGYLATQHLLEQGYRRIGIICGPFTWWEAKQRELGWREAMQEAGLDDLENLKVEGDWSAASGEVGIHALIAKSPDIDAVFVCNDQMSLGVFQAARRMGLNVPQDLGVVGFDDIPEAAYFYPTLSTIRQNAVTLGAIAVEQISKSIQAHQDGEEFYPDVCWVEPRLIVRKSSVRE
- a CDS encoding fucose isomerase, which gives rise to MNNLTLGVIVGNRGFFPSHLCETGRATILKVLEEEGIKAIALTPDETTYGSIESLSDAQKCADLFRAHSDEIDGILVTLPNFGDERAIANALRWADLNVPVLIQAFPDDATHMTIADRRDSFCGKMSACNNLRQYGIKYTLTELHTVDPESASFRADLRSFASVCRLVGGLKNARIGALGARPTAFNTVRYSEKLLEHSGISVETLDLSEAFGRVERLPDDEPQVVEKLAQITAYVPTKDIPDDALLKMAKFGVVMDTWMEEMQLVASAIQCWTSMEEFFGVVPCTLMSMMSNKLMPSACETDIAGVVGMYALALASQTPSAVVDWNNNYGDDPDKGVIFHCSNLPKDIFVDDTIAPDNIPVMDYQEIIAGTVGKENTFGTVVGRVRTGPFTYLRVSTDDLNGQISAYVGEGELTDDPIKTFGGYGVVKIPNLQNLLHYICENGYEHHVAVNLSETASAIQEALGKYLGWNVYLHQ
- a CDS encoding L-ribulose-5-phosphate 4-epimerase, producing MLEKLKEDLVQLHLELPRNNLVAWTSGNVSARDPESGLVVIKPSGIKFPDLTPETMVVVDLEGQIVEGNYKASSDTASHCYIYRHMPEVKGIVHTHSRYATAFATHGRSIPCITTAMGDEFGGAIPCGGFALIGGEEIGQIVVDTLRGSRSPACLLQSHGVFTIGSTAEKAVKAAVMTEDNAAIAWTSLMLGAPLTMDPNDIDKLYDRYQNVYGQK
- a CDS encoding aminopeptidase P family protein; its protein translation is MSSELSLKLANIDALLARHGLNALLLQSVANFAWLTGGAASYVNTADSVGVAALLITPVGRYLITNNIEAARLRAEEKLEAQGWEFIVTDWYHTVDEIARRTTGLHLGTDGIYPGDTDLSAELTPLRLVLTPEEQARFRGLARECAAAMDTAIRQVQPGMTEFEIAALLGAETQRRGVQPIINLIATDERVYYFRHPLPTQKKLEQYAMLVLCGRQHGLVCSVTRLIHFGPMPAELRRKAQAVAEIDAALIAATRPGRSLGTIFKLAQTLYAQHGFENEWQLHHQGGPAGYQPREAVAAPGENTIVTAGQAYAWNPSITGTKSEDTILIHADHAEILTEIPDWPFVEVEVDGKIIPRPATLEII